From a single Raphanus sativus cultivar WK10039 chromosome 3, ASM80110v3, whole genome shotgun sequence genomic region:
- the LOC130510016 gene encoding uncharacterized protein LOC130510016, whose amino-acid sequence MWFLYINDASERGVLVHSSQTPLSLSKIAPRRKPATATNYKLFGDGAGTSSSGGPSSFEAVPDSQTSQRVYSPPPPAPHIPSQMPPPPPPAAPPPPALEGAAHPDLWVPPSAQYTRYTVKDLLAQPRREIGANNRVSKSVSEMIKGYYDGAYPNWSMTPNHVKMTWFKCSAWHWSLEITERVKKEFQAKAKTRLCNKVSDWKDNWEIYGYGSPLRSQRSISSSSEDAPPLPPFPPDPPDPKSQLSPHLFPPLDSTPPPIRSEKRRSHLANSPNDTTMTQALDSSPAVANAVTTTQFGTLAEIESITTVPATGNPKPLTSQQATTSSNPLEKQNISLPDPQITIFKIIQPNHNSPVLSNPASSNHILPANPTIPLIPTPTLNTTSTYAPHPPAPLPVTNPTLADTLRLKGDKTLQKLAPVTISDTGRPRVLIPDSVFEKGAELHRDFIICYFNGRPPPFKKIQGVLSHMWGKGRRLEMHNNPLQRSVLVRIPSDYLRQKILDKNIWYVGDSMFHTAQWSSVHSSATPPLKSIKIWAHLTGVPLDLRYKQGLSLVAGLIGEPKETDDFTLNLVSLTLSHVKVEVDLTKSLPNVVEFQRHSGEIVEVVVEYPWLPPTCSHCQELGHVIRNCLLYTPPKDAPPIAKVPVAKEKQKMSDSVRKTPSQKAKSKQYVPKSTIPPISAVQIPPSPQSLSDEDGRIVLIWKDPAKVTVISQSRQMITCELQLPNCQPIIYSAIYASNLSEERTDLWVELLNQHSALALDTKPWMIGGDFNQILRHYEHSSFCHMRHSSQMFQFRDSLLQLGVFDLRYYGPVHTWTNKCDTAPVAKKLDRCLINSECLTSFPNATANFLPPAPSDHTPCLIDLAFHLPKAGTQPFRFLNYLTKHPSFLEVVINAWLLAGNVSANLASLCWKLKNIKTSLKTLNKENFSSIQQRVSESYRLLQLAQVQALADPTPLTFAEEQDLNLKWQFLRQIEECFFLQKSRINWLREGDLKTTYFHRVCQVRASFNAIRSFLLLSGVTITDPLQMSAHAISHFQAVLGPAQLPLLWYTPTEWFCSLTPFRCSQQQTNSFLLMPSADEITKLMFSLNPNKAPGPDGLTSKFFTASWSLLGSECINSLQEFFNSGFLPKTTNSTILSLVLKFTGASKITDYRPISCLNTLYKVISRLLVRRLKPILHQLILPNQTAFVEGRLLVENTVLASELVNGYHRNTRSKKITVKVDIAKAFDTLSWEFLFAALESLHLPVPFLRLLKACICTTTFMVGYNGTVSGFFKGRRGLRQGDPLSPYLFVIVMNYLSLMLDKEARSGNVTYHHHCAKTRLTHLSFADDLLIFIDGSLESVQRVLQILHEFEKRSGLAVSLQKSSFFASGLPDQEISAIQVSTGMPCGSLPMRYLGVPLCTKKLNLQNCESLLQQIKQRLSSWSVKALSFAGRLLLIKTVISGVSTFWCSSFILPKGELGDGHTYQRSGRTRCKRPPQLEPDVYPQAHLDALLSSQLGLGLLVQRGNLRGDLSNYWTVRTSLAYSWLVNKMIKVRDVIYPLLRRRVGNGESTRFWFDNWTPMGELHTFLNATTSRLGIPLSATVASLHTAGYWNLPPARSENQLALQVHLTTLLLTDGEDSYDWEIEGRLSLKYRTGEVYNYLQGNQPVVPWAKIVWFSFGIPRHSFLTWLVLLNRCPTRDRLNS is encoded by the exons ATGTGGTTTCTATATATAAATGATGCCTCTGAAAGAGGAGTTCTCGTTCATTCCTCAcaaactcctctctctctctctaag atagcTCCTAGGCGGAAACCTGCAACAGCTACTAATTATAAGCTGTTTGGTGATGGTGCCGGAACATCTTCTTCCGGCGGTCCATCATCTTTCGAGGCAGTTCCTGACTCTCAGACATCTCAGAGAGTTTATAGCCCTCCTCCTCCTGCACCTCATATACCCTCCCAGAtgcctccacctcctccaccagcAGCTCCACCTCCGCCTGCTCTAGAGGGAGCTGCTCATCCAGATTTGTGGGTGCCTCCTTCTGCACAATACACAAGATATACAGTGAAGGATTTGCTTGCCCAGCCTAGACGGGAG ATTGGGGCCAACAACCGTGTTTCCAAAAGCGTTTCAGAGATGATCAAGGGATATTACGATGGGGCCTATCCGAACTGGAGCATGACTCCAAATCACGTCAAGATGACTTGGTTTAAATGTTCTGca TGGCACTGGTCATTAGAAATCACCGAGAGGGTGAAGAAGGAGTTCCAGGCAAAAGCGAAGACCCGCCTTTGCAACAAGGTCTCAGATTGGAAGGACAATTGGGAGATCTACGGTTATGGAAGCCCACTGAGGTCACAAAGGAG TATTTCTTCTTCCTCCGAAGATGCTCCTCCCCTTCCACCGTTCCCCCCAGACCCTCCTGATCCCAAATCCCAACTTTCGCCTCATCTTTTCCCTCCCTTAGACTCCACTCCCCCGCCCATCCGTTCTGAAAAACGTAGATCCCACCTCGCCAACTCCCCAAATGACACTACTATGACTCAAGCTCTTGATTCATCCCCTGCTGTGGCCAATGCTGTAACTACTACTCAGTTTGGTACTCTTGCAGAAATTGAATCTATCACTACTGTTCCTGCTACaggaaaccctaaacccctTACTTCTCAACAAGCAACTACCTCTTCTAATCCGTTGGAAAAGCAGAACATTTCTCTTCCTGACCCTCAAATAACCATCTTTAAGATTATCCAACCAAACCATAACAGTCCTGTTCTGTCCAATCCAGCTTCTAGCAACCATATCCTTCCTGCTAACCCTACTATTCCTCTCATTCCTACTCCTACATTAAATACTACCTCCACCTATGCTCCTCACCCTCCCGCTCCCCTTCCAGTGACAAACCCTACCTTAGCTGATACTCTTCGTCTCAAAGGTGATAAGACCCTACAAAAGCTTGCGCCTGTCACTATCTCTGATACCGGTCGCCCTCGTGTTCTTATACCTGACTCTGTCTTTGAGAAGGGTGCTGAGCTTCACCGTGATTTTATCATCTGCTACTTCAACGGCCGCCCTCCTCCGTTTAAAAAGATTCAGGGCGTTCTCAGTCATATGTGGGGGAAAGGCAGAAGGCTTGAAATGCATAACAATCCCCTGCAACGTTCTGTCCTCGTTAGAATACCGAGTGATTACCTAAGGCaaaaaatcttagataaaaacaTTTGGTATGTAGGAGACTCTATGTTTCATACCGCGCAGTGGTCGTCAGTGCACTCCTCAGCTACTCCACCTCTTAAATCCATCAAGATCTGGGCACATCTCACCGGAGTCCCACTTGACCTACGTTATAAACAAGGTCTTAGCTTGGTGGCCGGTTTAATAGGAGAACCTAAGGAAACTGATGATTTTACTCTAAATCTTGTGAGTCTTACTCTGTCTCATGTCAAGGTGGAGGTGGACCTCACCAAGTCTCTCCCTAATGTGGTTGAATTTCAGCGACATAGTGGTGAAATAGTAGAGGTTGTAGTTGAATATCCTTGGCTGCCTCCAACTTGTTCTCATTGCCAGGAGCTTGGTCATGTCATAAGGAATTGCTTGCTTTACACTCCTCCTAAGGACGCCCCTCCAATCGCGAAAGTACCTGTTGCCAAGGAAAAGCAAAAAATGTCAGATTCTGTGAGGAAGACCCCTTCTCAAAAGGCAAAATCAAAACAATATGTGCCAAAGTCAACCATTCCTCCCATCTCTGCGGTTCAAATCCCTCCCTCCCCACAATCCCT CTCTGACGAGGACGGACGAATAGTTCTTATTTGGAAGGATCCAGCTAAAGTCACAGTAATCTCTCAATCAAGGCAAATGATTACATGTGAGCTACAGCTTCCTAACTGCCAACCTATCATCTACTCTGCTATCTATGCGTCTAATTTGAGTGAAGAAAGGACAGACCTTTGGGTAGAGCTTCTAAATCAGCACTCTGCTCTTGCGCTTGACACTAAGCCTTGGATGATTGGTGGTGACTTTAATCAAATCCTCCGCCACTACGAGCATTCTTCGTTCTGTCACATGAGACATTCTTCCCAAATGTTTCAGTTTCGTGATAGCCTGCTGCAGCTGGGAGTCTTTGATCTCCGTTACTATGGACCTGTTCATACATGGACAAACAAATGTGATACTGCTCCTGTTGCAAAGAAGCTTGATAGATGCTTGATCAATAGTGAATGCCTCACCTCTTTCCCAAATGCTACTGCAAACTTCTTACCCCCAGCCCCCTCAGACCACACCCCCTGCCTCATAGACCTTGCTTTTCACCTTCCCAAAGCCGGAACCCAACCCTTCCGTTTCCTAAACTACTTAACCAAGCACCCGAGCTTCTTGGAGGTTGTCATAAATGCATGGTTGCTCGCCGGAAACGTGTCTGCCAACCTAGCGTCTCTGTGTTGGAAGttgaaaaacattaaaacatctctcaaaacactaaataaagaaaatttctcTTCTATTCAACAGAGAGTTAGTGAATCTTACCGTTTGTTACAACTTGCGCAGGTACAGGCTCTTGCAGATCCTACACCACTCACTTTTGCTGAAGAACAAGACCTAAACCTGAAGTGGCAGTTTCTGAGACAGATAGAGGAATGTTTCTTTTTGCAGAAGTCTAGAATAAATTGGCTAAGAGAGGGGGATCTGAAAACAACTTACTTTCACCGCGTTTGTCAAGTGCGTGCTAGTTTCAATGCTATCCGCTCTTTCCTTCTTCTGTCTGGAGTAACTATCACGGATCCGCTTCAGATGAGTGCTCATGCCATCTCTCACTTTCAAGCAGTCCTGGGTCCTGCTCAGCTTCCCCTCCTTTGGTACACTCCAACCGAATGGTTCTGCTCCCTCACACCGTTCAGATGTAGTCAGCAACAGACGAACTCCTTCCTCTTGATGCCTTCTGCGGATGAGATCACTAAGCTTATGTTTTCACTGAACCCCAATAAGGCGCCGGGACCTGACGGACTCACCTCTAAGTTCTTCACGGCTTCATGGTCACTGTTGGGATCAGAGTGCATCAACTCCCTGCAAGAATTCTTCAACTCAGGATTCCTGCCAAAGACAACGAACTCAACAATTCTCTCTTTGGTTCTGAAATTCACTGGTGCATCTAAGATTACTGACTACAGACCTATCTCCTGCTTAAACACACTCTACAAAGTCATTTCACGTCTACTAGTGAGGCGTCTTAAGCCTATTCTACACCAACTCATTCTACCTAATCAAACGGCTTTTGTCGAAGGCAGGCTACTAGTGGAGAATACGGTTTTAGCTAGTGAACTGGTGAATGGTTACCACAGGAACACGAGGAGTAAGAAGATTACCGTCAAGGTAGACATTGCTAAAGCCTTTGATACTCTCTCTTGGGAGTTCCTCTTTGCGGCACTGGAAAGCTTGCACCTGCCTGTTCCTTTCCTCCGTCTCCTCAAAGCTTGCATCTGCACTACAACGTTCATGGTTGGTTACAACGGTACAGTGAGTGGTTTCTTTAAAGGCAGGAGAGGATTGAGGCAAGGAGATCCATTATCTCCTTACCTATTTGTGATTGTGATGAACTACTTGTCTCTCATGTTAGACAAAGAAGCGAGGTCAGGGAATGTAACTTACCATCATCATTGTGCCAAGACGAGGTTGACTCATCTTTCATTTGCGGACGATCTCCTCATTTTCATCGATGGATCCTTGGAGTCTGTTCAGAGGGTACTACAGATCCTGCATGAGTTTGAAAAAAGATCAGGTCTAGCGGTAAGCTTACAGAAATCAAGCTTCTTCGCGTCTGGACTGCCGGATCAAGAAATATCGGCCATTCAAGTCTCAACAGGAATGCCTTGTGGAAGTTTACCTATGCGGTATCTGGGGGTCCCCTTGTGTACAAAGAAGCTGAACCTCCAGAATTGTGAGTCTCTGCTTCAGCAAATAAAGCAGCGTCTATCTTCCTGGTCAGTTAAGGCTCTCTCATTTGCAGGTCGACTTCTACTGATAAAAACTGTCATATCTGGTGTTTCAACTTTCTGGTGCTCCAGTTTTATCCTGCCAAAG GGTGAGTTGGGAGACGGTCACACTTACCAAAGATCAGGGAGGACTCGGTGTAAAAGACCTCCACAGTTGGAACCTGACGTGTATCCTCAAGCTCATTTGGATGCTCTTCTTTCGTCCCAACTCGGTCTGGGTCTGTTGGTTCAAAGAGGTAATTTAAGAGGAGACTTATCAAACTACTGGACGGTAAGAACAAGTCTTGCTTACTCATGGCTGGTTAACAAGATGATTAAGGTCAGAGACGTTATTTACCCTCTGCTTCGCCGAAGGGTTGGTAATGGTGAGAGCACACGGTTTTGGTTTGATAACTGGACACCAATGGGGGAGCTTCACACCTTCTTGAATGCAACAACTTCGCGCTTGGGAATCCCATTGTCAGCCACGGTTGCCTCTCTTCATACTGCTGGATACTGGAACCTCCCACCTGCAAGATCAGAGAATCAACTAGCGCTTCAGGTCCACTTAACAACGCTTCTGCTAACTGATGGAGAAGACTCTTATGATTGGGAAATAGAAGGAAGGTTATCTTTGAAGTACAGAACTGGTGAAGTATACAATTACCTACAAGGAAATCAGCCAGTTGTCCCTTGGGCAAAAATTGTCTGGTTCTCTTTCGGTATCCCTCGCCATAGCTTCCTCACTTGGTTAGTACTGCTTAACCGCTGCCCTACAAGAGACAGATTAAACAGCTGA